One Staphylococcus simiae genomic region harbors:
- a CDS encoding PTS ascorbate transporter subunit IIC, whose translation MQSILNFIVDILSQPSILVALIAFIGLVVQKKPAATITAGTIKTILGFLILSAGADVVVKSLEPFGKIFQHAFGVQGIVPNNEAIVSLALKDFGTTAALIMVCGMIVNILIARFTNLKYIFLTGHHTFYMAAFLAIMLTVGHIKGWLTIVIGALVLGLIMAVLPALLQPTMRKITGNDQVALGHFGSISYWAAGAVGQLFNGKSKSTEDINFPKGLSFLRESTISISITMALLYFIACLFAGVGYVHNSISDGQNFIVFSLIQGVTFAAGVFIILTGVRLILAEIVPAFKGISEKLVPNSKPALDCPIVFPYAQNAVLIGFFVSFITGVLGMFILFLFGGVVILPGVVAHFFLGATAAVFGNARGGIKGAIAGSALNGILITFLPLLFLPFLGDLGGAATTFSDTDFLAIGIVFGNAVKYLGLIGSILFIIIIGGVAIALKGRHKEQHN comes from the coding sequence ATGCAATCGATACTTAATTTTATTGTTGATATTTTAAGTCAACCTTCAATTTTAGTAGCTTTAATTGCCTTCATCGGTCTAGTAGTACAGAAAAAACCAGCAGCTACCATTACTGCTGGCACAATTAAAACGATACTTGGCTTTCTAATATTAAGTGCAGGTGCTGATGTTGTTGTCAAATCTCTTGAACCGTTCGGTAAAATTTTCCAACATGCCTTTGGCGTTCAAGGTATCGTTCCAAATAACGAAGCTATCGTTTCATTAGCACTCAAAGATTTTGGTACAACAGCGGCATTAATTATGGTTTGCGGCATGATTGTTAATATTTTAATCGCCCGTTTTACTAATTTAAAATATATTTTTTTAACAGGACATCATACATTTTATATGGCTGCATTTCTAGCTATTATGTTAACTGTTGGTCACATCAAAGGTTGGTTAACAATTGTCATTGGTGCACTTGTATTAGGTTTGATTATGGCAGTATTACCAGCGTTGTTACAACCGACAATGCGTAAAATTACCGGCAATGATCAAGTTGCTTTAGGACACTTCGGTTCTATTAGTTACTGGGCAGCTGGTGCTGTTGGTCAATTATTCAATGGTAAATCTAAATCGACTGAAGACATCAATTTTCCAAAAGGATTAAGTTTCTTACGTGAAAGTACAATAAGTATTTCAATAACGATGGCACTATTGTATTTTATTGCTTGTTTATTTGCTGGTGTTGGTTATGTTCATAACAGTATCAGTGACGGACAAAACTTTATTGTCTTCTCATTAATTCAAGGTGTGACATTTGCTGCAGGCGTGTTTATCATTTTAACAGGTGTGCGCTTAATATTAGCTGAAATTGTTCCAGCTTTTAAAGGTATTTCTGAAAAATTAGTACCTAATTCTAAACCTGCATTAGACTGTCCAATTGTCTTTCCTTACGCACAAAATGCAGTGTTAATTGGATTCTTTGTCAGCTTTATAACTGGTGTCTTAGGTATGTTCATATTATTTTTATTTGGTGGTGTCGTCATCTTACCAGGTGTTGTAGCTCACTTCTTCCTAGGTGCAACAGCTGCAGTATTCGGTAATGCTCGCGGTGGAATTAAAGGTGCGATTGCTGGTTCAGCATTAAATGGTATCCTTATCACATTTTTACCTTTACTATTCTTACCATTCCTTGGAGATTTAGGCGGCGCTGCAACAACATTCTCAGATACTGACTTTTTAGCTATTGGTATTGTTTTCGGTAATGCTGTGAAATATCTAGGTCTTATTGGTTCTATTTTATTTATCATTATTATTGGTGGTGTTGCTATCGCTTTAAAAGGTCGCCACAAAGAACAACATAACTAA
- a CDS encoding PTS sugar transporter subunit IIB translates to MKILVVCGHGLGSSFMVEMNAQEALRHLNAPSEIEVEHSDIMTASPEMADLFICGRDLEENAQRLGEVIVLDNILDKEELEQKLSQKLQEQNLI, encoded by the coding sequence ATGAAAATTTTAGTAGTATGTGGACACGGTTTAGGAAGTAGTTTCATGGTAGAAATGAATGCTCAAGAAGCTTTACGTCATTTAAATGCACCGAGTGAGATAGAAGTTGAACACAGTGACATTATGACAGCTAGTCCAGAAATGGCAGACTTATTTATCTGTGGTAGAGACTTAGAAGAAAATGCACAACGTCTTGGAGAAGTCATTGTTTTAGATAATATTTTAGATAAAGAAGAATTAGAACAAAAGTTATCTCAAAAATTGCAAGAACAAAACTTAATCTAA
- a CDS encoding PTS sugar transporter subunit IIA, translating into MALDILTKDHIIVKDEVPNWMDAITIAAKPLLEHQMIEQSYVDAMINSVHELGPYIVIAPDIAIAHARPNHDVHQVGLSLLKLNKQVQFCDDQHKATLVFVLSAIDNTSHLSILQNLASLLGNQQIVQHLLEAKTSQQILSILKEND; encoded by the coding sequence GTGGCGTTAGATATATTAACTAAGGATCATATTATAGTAAAGGACGAGGTACCTAATTGGATGGATGCCATAACAATTGCGGCTAAACCTTTACTAGAGCATCAAATGATTGAACAAAGTTACGTTGATGCCATGATCAATAGTGTTCATGAATTAGGTCCATACATTGTTATTGCGCCTGACATAGCGATTGCACATGCACGACCAAATCATGATGTTCATCAAGTTGGTCTTAGCTTACTCAAACTTAATAAACAAGTGCAATTTTGTGATGATCAGCATAAAGCTACATTAGTATTTGTACTGAGCGCTATAGATAACACATCACATTTATCAATATTACAAAACTTAGCATCTTTGTTAGGTAATCAACAAATCGTACAACATTTGTTGGAAGCTAAGACATCACAACAAATATTATCAATTTTAAAGGAGAATGATTAA
- a CDS encoding BglG family transcription antiterminator: MLSQRQLEILHLLVTEENYVTISYLATHFGVSKRTIQYDLEFIEQYSKSLNYDVTRHKAYGVKVSTTHANLQHELEHTSVGPIHLSKDERITQLMLKLFESGSPITSKQLSEYVHVSRRTIADDLKLIQLQLDNFHLQLNYISNKGFNISGNEDNYRKAYAYYIQQYVKQAAPFIESDIFASDSVTIVRNIVITTLEEESYHLVQSAIDGLIYHILIAIQRLFEQRAFSVPSDEMDRLSQTLQYDIARKLIDKLERACDITFPQSETLFITLHLLGSRITDNSVASMSDETYLAEAIESFITYVGLDLGLEFQKDNKLLNSLSTHLKPAIYRIQFDITQHNPLKDEIYQRYPELVEAIQRHISLLEAFLNITFTKDELAFIAIHFASSIERVATETQQLIKVVLMCGSGIGTSQLLKSKLSHLYPEFHIIDAYSVYQLDENQLIQNDIDYVISTVPCNIQSIPVIIVDPFINQQSRQKLNQIINNARESRVAKMSNSGKSLAELLPSHRITVNDDLITKEQAIAQAVEPLIIDQIVDHHYVTAILDQFEKFGPYIVISPHVALIHASTHLVKNGAGFALTYFKQGVNFGSQHNDPVYVVITLATNHPNIHLKALGQLSELLTDNKIKQSFIDGDIPTIINAISQIKNKEV, encoded by the coding sequence TTGCTAAGCCAAAGACAACTTGAAATTTTACATTTATTAGTCACTGAAGAAAATTATGTCACTATAAGCTACCTCGCAACTCATTTCGGCGTATCTAAACGAACAATACAGTATGACTTAGAATTCATTGAGCAATACTCTAAATCACTTAACTATGATGTCACGCGTCATAAAGCTTATGGTGTTAAAGTTTCGACAACGCATGCTAACTTACAACATGAGTTAGAGCACACTAGCGTTGGTCCTATACATTTGTCAAAAGATGAAAGAATAACACAGCTTATGTTAAAGCTTTTTGAATCGGGCTCTCCTATTACATCGAAACAATTATCTGAGTATGTTCATGTATCAAGACGTACTATAGCTGACGATCTGAAATTAATTCAACTTCAGCTTGATAACTTCCACTTACAATTAAATTATATCAGCAATAAAGGATTTAATATAAGTGGTAATGAAGATAATTATCGCAAAGCTTACGCGTATTATATTCAACAATACGTAAAACAAGCTGCACCGTTTATAGAATCTGACATCTTTGCTTCAGATTCCGTAACTATCGTGCGTAACATTGTCATTACCACTTTAGAAGAAGAAAGTTATCACCTAGTTCAAAGTGCTATTGATGGTCTAATTTATCATATTCTCATTGCCATACAACGATTGTTTGAACAACGCGCTTTTAGTGTGCCTAGTGATGAAATGGATAGACTATCTCAAACACTACAATATGACATCGCTCGTAAACTTATCGATAAATTAGAACGTGCTTGTGATATAACCTTTCCACAATCTGAAACTTTATTCATCACGTTACATTTATTAGGTTCTAGAATAACAGATAATTCAGTAGCTTCTATGAGTGATGAAACATATCTTGCTGAAGCAATCGAATCATTTATTACTTATGTAGGTTTAGATTTGGGATTAGAATTTCAAAAAGATAACAAATTACTTAATAGTTTAAGTACACATCTTAAGCCAGCGATTTATCGGATTCAATTTGATATCACACAGCACAATCCTTTAAAAGATGAAATATATCAACGTTATCCTGAATTAGTGGAAGCGATCCAACGACATATTAGTCTGTTGGAAGCATTTTTAAATATAACGTTTACTAAAGATGAACTTGCTTTTATTGCCATTCATTTTGCTTCAAGTATTGAAAGAGTAGCTACCGAAACTCAACAATTAATTAAAGTTGTTCTTATGTGTGGCTCTGGCATTGGTACATCTCAATTATTAAAATCCAAATTATCTCATTTATATCCTGAATTTCATATTATTGATGCTTATTCAGTTTATCAATTGGATGAAAATCAATTAATTCAAAATGATATTGATTACGTTATTTCAACTGTGCCCTGCAATATTCAATCCATTCCAGTGATTATTGTAGATCCTTTTATTAATCAACAATCACGTCAAAAATTAAATCAGATTATCAATAATGCTAGAGAATCACGCGTTGCTAAAATGTCTAATTCTGGTAAATCTCTAGCTGAATTATTACCTAGTCATCGTATTACAGTTAATGATGATTTAATAACTAAAGAACAGGCCATTGCCCAAGCTGTTGAACCATTAATTATCGATCAAATTGTTGACCATCACTACGTCACGGCTATCTTAGACCAATTTGAAAAATTTGGCCCGTATATAGTGATTAGTCCACATGTAGCACTTATTCATGCAAGTACTCATTTAGTTAAAAATGGTGCTGGGTTTGCATTAACCTATTTTAAACAGGGTGTAAATTTTGGTAGTCAACACAATGATCCTGTTTATGTAGTTATTACTTTAGCTACGAATCATCCCAATATTCACTTAAAAGCCTTAGGACAACTTAGTGAATTATTAACTGACAATAAGATTAAGCAATCATTTATAGATGGAGACATACCAACCATTATCAATGCTATATCACAAATTAAAAATAAGGAGGTTTAA
- a CDS encoding MarR family winged helix-turn-helix transcriptional regulator, translating into MEMTYSYLFRMLSHEMKQKADQKLEQFDITNEQGHTLGYLYAHQQDGLTQNDIARALQRKGPTVSNLLRNLERKKLIYRYVDAKDTRSKNIGLTTAGIKLVEAFTSIFDDMEKTMEAQFTAEENEQMKKNLTKMLSSLQ; encoded by the coding sequence ATGGAAATGACATATTCGTATTTATTTAGAATGTTGAGTCATGAAATGAAGCAGAAAGCTGATCAAAAGTTAGAGCAATTTGATATTACCAATGAGCAGGGCCATACGCTTGGATATTTATATGCGCACCAGCAAGATGGTTTAACTCAAAATGATATCGCTAGAGCATTGCAACGTAAAGGGCCGACAGTAAGTAATTTACTGAGGAATCTTGAGCGTAAAAAACTTATATATCGCTATGTTGATGCCAAAGACACGCGTAGCAAAAATATTGGATTAACGACTGCAGGAATCAAGTTAGTAGAAGCTTTCACATCTATCTTTGATGACATGGAAAAAACGATGGAAGCACAATTTACTGCTGAAGAAAATGAACAGATGAAGAAAAATTTAACTAAGATGTTATCAAGTTTACAATAA
- the mepA gene encoding multidrug efflux MATE transporter MepA (MepA (multidrug export protein A), as described originally in Staphylococcus aureus, is a MATE transporter shown to be over-expressed after culturing in the presence of tigecycline, owing to mutation of its repressor MepR, and then to be one of several factors contributing to elevated tigecycline resistance.) has translation MKDEQLYYFEKSPVFKAMMHFSLPMMIASLLSVIYGILNIYFIGFLNDSHMISAISLTLPIFALLMGFGNLFGIGAGTYISRLLGAKDYSKSKFVSSFSIYGGLILGIIIIIVTLPFSDQIASLLGARGETLALTSNYLKVMFLSAPFVILFFILEQFARSIGAPIISMIGMLASVGLNIILDPILIFAFHLDVVGAALGTAISNVVAALFFIIYFIKNSDVVSVNIKFVKPNKEMLVEIFKIGIPAFLMSILMGFTGLVLNLFLAHYGNFAVASYGISFRLVQFPELIVMGLCEGVVPLIAYNFMSDKGRMKDVIKAVISSIGVIFVICMIAVFTIGHHIVGLFTADQEIVDMATFILKVTMTSLLLNGIGFLFTGMLQATGQGRGATIMAILQGVVIIPVLFIMNTLFGLTGVIWSLLIAETICALASMLIVYLLRDRLTVDTAELIEG, from the coding sequence ATGAAAGACGAACAATTATATTATTTTGAAAAATCACCTGTATTTAAAGCAATGATGCATTTCTCATTACCAATGATGATAGCGTCATTATTAAGTGTGATTTATGGGATTTTAAATATTTATTTTATTGGATTTTTAAATGATAGTCACATGATTTCAGCAATTTCTTTAACATTACCAATATTTGCATTATTAATGGGATTTGGTAACTTATTTGGCATAGGTGCTGGAACATATATTTCTCGTTTGTTAGGTGCTAAAGATTATAGTAAAAGTAAATTTGTAAGTAGCTTTTCAATTTATGGTGGTTTAATTCTGGGTATTATCATTATTATTGTGACATTACCTTTTAGTGATCAAATCGCTTCATTATTAGGTGCTAGAGGAGAAACATTAGCATTAACTAGTAATTATTTAAAAGTAATGTTTTTAAGTGCACCATTTGTTATTTTATTCTTTATTTTAGAACAATTTGCACGTTCAATTGGTGCACCAATCATTTCAATGATTGGTATGCTTGCTAGCGTTGGTTTAAATATTATTTTAGATCCAATCTTAATTTTTGCTTTTCATTTAGATGTTGTAGGTGCTGCTTTAGGGACAGCAATTTCAAATGTTGTAGCAGCATTATTCTTCATTATTTATTTTATTAAAAATAGTGATGTTGTATCTGTAAATATTAAATTTGTTAAACCGAATAAAGAAATGTTAGTTGAAATTTTTAAAATTGGTATTCCAGCATTCTTGATGAGTATTCTAATGGGCTTCACTGGTTTAGTATTAAATTTATTCTTAGCTCATTATGGTAACTTTGCAGTTGCAAGTTATGGTATTTCGTTCAGATTAGTACAATTTCCTGAATTGATAGTTATGGGTCTTTGTGAAGGTGTAGTACCTTTAATTGCTTATAACTTCATGTCAGATAAAGGTCGTATGAAAGATGTAATTAAAGCTGTCATTTCATCTATTGGTGTTATCTTTGTTATTTGTATGATTGCAGTATTTACAATTGGACATCATATCGTAGGTTTATTCACTGCTGATCAAGAAATTGTTGATATGGCAACATTCATCTTAAAAGTGACAATGACATCATTATTACTTAATGGTATTGGTTTCTTATTTACTGGTATGTTACAAGCGACTGGTCAAGGTCGTGGTGCAACAATTATGGCTATCCTACAAGGCGTTGTCATTATACCTGTACTATTCATCATGAATACATTATTTGGATTAACAGGTGTCATTTGGTCATTACTTATTGCAGAAACAATTTGTGCCTTAGCTTCAATGTTAATTGTTTACTTATTACGTGATCGTTTAACAGTTGATACTGCTGAATTAATCGAGGGATAA
- a CDS encoding MepB family protein, translating to MYHSIRLLQQFLETGKDLDITKERYNHDYEAAIFNYNNNSYRSRMAKKTPTKEGYFVTCWTKDDNNRNRPFSMNETTDYLAVVVEDHDLTGVFIFPRQSLIDRSISTTEKRQGKMAFRVYPKWCHNLNNTALKTQQWQSAYFYQI from the coding sequence TTGTATCACTCAATACGGCTTTTACAACAATTTTTAGAAACGGGTAAAGATTTAGATATCACCAAAGAACGCTATAATCATGATTATGAAGCGGCAATATTTAATTATAATAACAACAGTTATCGTAGTAGAATGGCCAAGAAGACACCTACCAAAGAAGGGTACTTTGTGACGTGTTGGACGAAAGATGACAACAATCGTAATCGTCCATTTAGTATGAATGAGACGACGGATTATTTGGCTGTAGTTGTTGAAGATCATGATTTAACAGGGGTCTTTATATTTCCTAGGCAATCATTAATAGACCGTAGCATTAGTACAACAGAAAAGAGACAAGGGAAAATGGCCTTTCGTGTTTATCCTAAATGGTGTCACAATTTAAATAACACAGCGTTGAAGACACAACAATGGCAAAGTGCATATTTTTATCAAATTTAA
- the glpT gene encoding glycerol-3-phosphate transporter produces MNFLKPAKHIKPLPDDQVDATYKRLRLQVFLGIFIGYAGFYLLRKNFSLAMPALQEQGFSKGELGLALSAVSIAYGFSKFFMGTVSDRSNARIFLVLGLVLTAIVNLLLGFVPFFTSSITIMFILLFLNGWFQGMGWPPSGRVLVHWFSVSERGSKTALWNVAHNVGGGLMAPIATWGIAMTSLYSFGYLKGFEGVFIYPALLALIVAFISYLLIRDTPQSQGLPPIEYYKNDFSTSNKETLETELTTKEILFKYVLNNKWVWAIAFANIFVYFVRYGVLDWAPVYLSEEKQFDLKSSGWSYFLFEWAGIPGTLLCGYISDKLFKGRRGPAGFFFMLGVTIFVLIYWLNPPGHAWLDNLSLIAIGFLIYGPVMLIGLQALDYVPKKAAGTAAGLTGLFGYLFGASMANTVLGVVVDHFGWNVGFILLTVISILAMLSFILTWNKVGQDTVQH; encoded by the coding sequence ATGAATTTTCTTAAACCGGCAAAGCATATTAAACCTTTGCCAGATGATCAAGTAGATGCTACTTATAAACGCTTACGACTCCAAGTCTTTTTAGGAATCTTTATTGGTTATGCTGGTTTCTATTTATTACGTAAGAACTTTTCATTAGCTATGCCCGCACTACAAGAACAAGGTTTTTCTAAAGGTGAACTTGGTCTTGCTTTATCAGCTGTTTCTATTGCTTATGGTTTCAGTAAATTTTTTATGGGAACTGTGAGTGATAGGAGTAACGCTCGTATCTTTTTAGTACTCGGTTTGGTACTGACTGCAATTGTTAACTTATTATTAGGTTTTGTACCTTTCTTTACATCAAGTATTACAATTATGTTCATACTATTATTCTTAAATGGCTGGTTCCAAGGAATGGGATGGCCACCATCTGGACGTGTGCTCGTTCATTGGTTTAGCGTCAGTGAACGTGGTAGTAAGACTGCCTTATGGAATGTGGCACATAATGTCGGTGGTGGTTTAATGGCCCCAATTGCGACTTGGGGTATTGCTATGACTAGCTTGTATAGTTTCGGTTATTTAAAAGGTTTCGAAGGTGTATTTATTTATCCTGCTTTATTAGCCCTTATTGTGGCATTTATTTCTTACTTATTAATTAGAGATACACCTCAGTCACAAGGATTACCTCCAATCGAATATTATAAAAATGACTTTTCTACTAGCAACAAAGAGACATTAGAAACAGAATTAACGACGAAAGAAATTCTATTCAAATACGTACTCAACAATAAATGGGTTTGGGCAATCGCTTTTGCCAATATCTTTGTTTACTTTGTACGTTATGGTGTACTTGACTGGGCGCCAGTCTATTTAAGTGAAGAAAAACAATTTGATTTAAAATCATCAGGTTGGTCTTATTTCCTTTTTGAGTGGGCAGGTATACCTGGAACATTATTATGTGGCTATATTTCTGATAAATTATTCAAAGGACGTCGTGGTCCAGCAGGTTTCTTCTTTATGTTAGGTGTAACCATTTTCGTCTTAATTTATTGGCTAAACCCTCCTGGTCACGCTTGGTTAGATAATTTATCTCTTATTGCCATTGGTTTCTTAATCTATGGACCAGTCATGTTAATCGGTTTACAAGCTTTAGACTATGTACCGAAAAAAGCTGCTGGAACAGCCGCTGGATTAACTGGCTTATTTGGTTACCTATTTGGTGCTTCAATGGCCAATACAGTGCTAGGTGTTGTCGTTGACCATTTCGGTTGGAACGTTGGTTTCATTTTATTAACAGTTATTAGTATTCTTGCTATGTTAAGTTTCATTCTAACTTGGAACAAAGTAGGTCAAGATACCGTACAACATTAA
- a CDS encoding VOC family protein — protein sequence MNVVGHHHISMYTKDAQQNKDFYTNVLGLRLVEKSVNQDDPSMYHLFYGDEVGTAGTILSFFEIPNAGQKRQGTESIYRFALLVPSNEALDYFEARLEQHHVHSERLIYLGQQGLTFKDSDDLEIILLVNDDYEIPHAWQKNRYSDVPQQYQILGMGPVELRVRDSKRTIDFLENVLNYHQRDNFEETVLTVVDNGLYSDFVVIEQAGERVRPGRGYIHHIAVNTPKDSDLDAIYNEIQQQPQNNSGIIDRYFFKSLYFRQNSIMYEFATEQPGFTVDTPVEALGQKLNLPDFLEDQRVEIESNLHEI from the coding sequence ATGAATGTAGTTGGACACCATCATATTTCGATGTATACGAAAGACGCGCAACAAAATAAAGATTTTTATACTAATGTGTTAGGTTTGAGACTCGTTGAAAAGTCAGTTAACCAAGATGACCCATCGATGTACCATTTATTTTATGGTGATGAGGTTGGTACTGCTGGCACTATTTTAAGCTTTTTTGAAATACCTAATGCTGGACAAAAAAGACAAGGTACGGAATCCATTTATAGATTTGCATTATTAGTACCTAGTAACGAGGCACTTGATTATTTTGAAGCACGTTTAGAGCAACATCATGTCCATAGCGAACGACTAATATATTTAGGACAACAAGGTCTTACTTTTAAAGATAGTGATGATTTAGAAATTATATTGTTAGTGAATGATGATTATGAAATTCCACATGCTTGGCAAAAGAATCGTTATAGTGATGTGCCACAACAATACCAAATTTTAGGTATGGGTCCTGTAGAATTAAGAGTAAGAGATAGTAAAAGAACTATAGATTTCTTAGAAAATGTGTTAAATTATCATCAACGTGATAACTTTGAAGAAACAGTATTAACTGTCGTAGACAATGGACTATATTCTGACTTTGTAGTGATTGAACAGGCTGGTGAACGTGTCAGACCAGGTCGTGGCTATATTCATCATATAGCTGTGAACACACCTAAAGATAGCGATTTAGATGCAATTTACAATGAAATACAACAGCAACCACAAAATAATTCTGGCATTATTGATCGCTATTTCTTTAAATCATTGTATTTCAGACAAAATTCAATTATGTATGAATTTGCTACTGAACAACCTGGATTTACAGTTGATACACCTGTAGAAGCATTAGGACAAAAGTTAAACTTACCAGATTTTCTAGAAGACCAACGCGTTGAAATTGAAAGTAACTTACATGAAATTTAA
- a CDS encoding LLM class flavin-dependent oxidoreductase — MAKLEMNKNTPLEFGLYSLGDHLLNPHKGEKISYEQRINEIIEASKLAEDAGIDVFAVGESHQEHFTTQAHTVVLGAIAQATSKIKVSSSSTIISATDPVRVFEDFATLDLISHGRAEVVAGRASRTGIFELFGYDLKDYDELFEEKLNLLLELNKTDRITWSGKYRPDLRNMKIFPRPIDDTLPIWRAVGGPPASAIKAGKQGVPMMITTLGGPAMNFKGSVDAYRQAATEAGFDASPESLPVSTASLFYTAETTQDAMREFYPHLNTGMSFIRGVGYPKQQFANSPDYREALMVGSPQQIIEKILYQHELYGHQRFMAQLDFGGVPFDKVTKNIELIGNEIIPAIKKHLTK, encoded by the coding sequence ATGGCAAAATTAGAAATGAATAAAAATACGCCGCTTGAATTTGGTTTATATTCTTTAGGGGATCATTTATTAAACCCTCATAAAGGTGAAAAAATTAGTTATGAACAACGTATTAATGAAATTATCGAAGCAAGTAAGTTAGCCGAAGATGCTGGTATTGATGTTTTTGCAGTTGGTGAAAGTCATCAAGAACACTTTACAACGCAAGCACATACAGTGGTATTAGGTGCAATTGCTCAAGCTACAAGTAAAATTAAAGTATCTAGTTCTTCTACAATCATTAGTGCGACTGACCCTGTTCGAGTATTTGAAGATTTCGCGACATTAGATTTAATTTCACATGGTAGAGCAGAAGTTGTTGCTGGTAGAGCTTCAAGAACAGGTATCTTTGAATTGTTTGGTTATGATTTAAAAGATTATGATGAACTATTCGAAGAAAAATTAAATTTATTATTAGAATTAAATAAAACAGATCGCATTACATGGTCTGGAAAATATCGTCCTGATTTAAGAAATATGAAGATCTTCCCAAGACCAATAGATGACACTTTACCAATATGGCGTGCAGTAGGTGGACCACCAGCGAGTGCTATTAAAGCAGGTAAACAAGGTGTTCCAATGATGATTACTACACTTGGTGGTCCGGCAATGAATTTTAAAGGTTCTGTTGATGCTTATCGTCAAGCAGCTACAGAAGCGGGTTTTGATGCATCACCTGAATCATTACCTGTAAGCACAGCAAGTTTATTCTATACTGCTGAGACAACACAAGATGCCATGCGTGAATTTTACCCTCATTTAAATACAGGTATGTCATTTATTCGTGGTGTAGGTTATCCAAAACAACAATTTGCTAATTCACCAGATTATCGTGAAGCATTAATGGTTGGTAGCCCTCAACAAATCATTGAAAAAATATTATATCAGCATGAATTGTATGGTCATCAAAGATTTATGGCACAATTAGATTTTGGTGGCGTGCCATTTGATAAAGTGACGAAAAATATTGAATTGATAGGTAATGAAATTATTCCAGCTATCAAAAAACATTTAACTAAATAG
- a CDS encoding NADPH-dependent FMN reductase, which produces MNIVLLSGSTVGSKTKIAMDYLKSDLEVMNEGHNIELLDLRDLELEFSEGKNYLDTTGDVYTLTTALMQADVIFIGFPIFQASIPGALKNVFDLLPVNAFRDKIVGIVTTAGSSKHYLIPEMHLKPILSYMKAHTMQTYVFIEERDFSNQQIVNDDIIFRLNELAQSTMRTAKIQQRLIEEENDQYDF; this is translated from the coding sequence ATGAATATTGTTTTATTATCTGGTTCAACTGTAGGTTCTAAAACGAAAATTGCGATGGATTACTTGAAAAGTGATTTAGAAGTAATGAATGAAGGTCACAATATTGAATTGTTAGATTTACGTGATCTTGAGTTAGAATTTAGTGAAGGAAAAAATTATTTGGATACAACAGGTGATGTTTACACATTAACAACAGCATTGATGCAAGCTGATGTCATCTTTATAGGATTTCCAATCTTCCAAGCATCTATTCCTGGTGCATTAAAAAATGTCTTTGATTTACTTCCAGTCAATGCATTTAGAGATAAAATTGTAGGGATAGTAACGACAGCAGGTTCAAGTAAACACTATTTAATTCCAGAAATGCACTTGAAACCAATTTTAAGTTATATGAAAGCACATACGATGCAAACCTATGTCTTTATAGAAGAACGAGATTTTTCAAATCAACAGATCGTGAATGATGATATTATTTTCCGCTTGAATGAATTAGCACAATCAACGATGCGTACAGCCAAGATACAACAACGGTTAATTGAAGAAGAAAACGATCAATACGATTTCTAA